The following proteins come from a genomic window of Citrobacter europaeus:
- a CDS encoding EAL domain-containing protein: MSLFKQLLLAISLFMMVVFSGNFIVTLESSRNQSNNQLLSHAQDAATALGVSLTPNVNDPAMIELMVSSIFDSGYYKKIRIVDLANGKMMLERSAASSIPDVPGWFVDLVDVTPQTGEATIMRGWQQAARVEVTSDPIFAVQRLWDNTLGNLLWMLSCSLACLFAGSLLLRKLLRPLNYLAKQSEAITRREFLTLHELPKTPELRRVVGAMNLMAAKLKSLFEEQAIYSERLHNEAYLDSQTGIANRRAFDMQLQARLSDADTAPGYLLLVRIQDLGGLNQRFGGPHTDKLLLNIANLLNAHKEKYASLDSTLARIRGGEFALLCPGVTHGEMLDLSHSLGQKLTAFYATGMSDQQPVAYTSMVPFSAGDNAQSLLIQADRLLVEAETRTDHQVVPTAEVPASTEDQHLWFVRLEHALENQQFQLVYQPVVDCRQPDKILHYKVLSRIIDEQGNTLTAGRFLPWIHRFGWSQRLDKVMLKLTLNQLKTAPGKLALSISGSSVASATAIAELLHPLRYSPKLASQLILELDENQLPGPYQMAAFVKAVSQHRCALGLQHFGSRFDMIGHLSQWGLAYLKIDSSYIRNIDEENDKRLFIEVLCSATRSIDLPLIAERVETQGELKVLQELGIDGAMGQLLGEPAPL, from the coding sequence GTGTCTCTTTTTAAACAGTTACTTCTGGCAATCTCTCTCTTTATGATGGTTGTATTCAGCGGCAATTTTATTGTGACGCTGGAGAGTTCCCGCAATCAATCCAATAACCAACTTCTTTCACATGCCCAGGATGCGGCAACGGCGCTGGGCGTTTCGCTGACGCCCAACGTCAACGACCCGGCAATGATCGAGCTGATGGTGAGCTCTATTTTCGATAGCGGTTACTACAAAAAAATCCGCATCGTCGACCTGGCAAACGGCAAAATGATGCTTGAGCGCAGCGCTGCGTCATCTATTCCCGACGTCCCAGGCTGGTTCGTTGATCTGGTGGATGTCACTCCGCAAACCGGTGAGGCAACGATTATGCGCGGCTGGCAGCAGGCTGCACGGGTTGAAGTGACCAGCGATCCTATCTTTGCCGTACAGCGTCTGTGGGACAATACCCTGGGTAATCTGTTGTGGATGCTGTCCTGCAGCCTCGCCTGTTTATTCGCCGGTAGTCTACTGCTGCGCAAGCTGCTACGCCCGCTCAATTATCTGGCAAAGCAGTCGGAAGCGATTACCCGCCGCGAGTTTCTGACGCTCCACGAGTTGCCCAAAACGCCAGAATTGCGCCGCGTTGTGGGCGCTATGAATTTGATGGCTGCGAAGCTCAAGTCGTTATTTGAAGAACAAGCTATCTACAGCGAACGTCTGCACAATGAGGCTTATCTCGACAGCCAGACTGGAATTGCCAACCGCCGGGCGTTCGATATGCAGCTTCAGGCGCGGCTAAGCGACGCCGATACCGCGCCGGGATATCTGTTGCTGGTCCGCATTCAGGATTTGGGCGGTCTGAATCAGCGTTTTGGCGGGCCGCATACCGATAAGCTGTTGCTCAATATCGCCAACCTGCTGAACGCGCATAAAGAAAAATATGCCTCTCTCGACAGTACGCTGGCCCGAATTCGCGGCGGTGAGTTTGCCCTGCTATGTCCTGGCGTGACCCACGGTGAAATGCTGGACTTGTCCCATTCGCTCGGCCAAAAGCTGACGGCCTTTTACGCCACCGGGATGTCAGACCAACAGCCGGTGGCCTACACCAGCATGGTGCCGTTTAGCGCCGGAGATAACGCCCAGTCATTGCTGATTCAGGCCGATCGCCTGCTGGTAGAAGCCGAAACGCGCACCGATCATCAGGTCGTTCCCACCGCAGAGGTACCTGCGAGTACAGAAGATCAGCATTTGTGGTTTGTTCGTCTGGAGCATGCGCTGGAAAACCAGCAGTTCCAGTTGGTTTATCAGCCGGTGGTCGATTGCCGCCAGCCCGACAAAATTCTGCATTACAAGGTGCTGTCGCGCATCATTGATGAACAAGGTAATACCCTTACCGCCGGTCGATTCCTGCCGTGGATCCACCGCTTTGGCTGGAGCCAACGCCTCGATAAAGTGATGCTGAAACTAACGTTGAATCAGTTGAAAACCGCGCCCGGAAAATTGGCATTGAGTATCTCCGGGAGCTCTGTCGCCAGTGCGACCGCCATTGCTGAGCTGCTCCACCCGCTGCGTTATTCACCGAAATTAGCCAGTCAGTTGATTCTGGAACTGGATGAGAACCAACTGCCAGGCCCTTATCAAATGGCGGCGTTTGTTAAAGCCGTCAGTCAGCACCGCTGCGCGCTGGGTCTGCAACACTTCGGTAGTCGTTTCGATATGATCGGCCATCTGTCACAGTGGGGACTTGCTTACCTGAAAATCGACAGCAGCTATATCCGCAATATTGATGAAGAAAACGATAAGCGTTTATTTATTGAAGTATTATGCAGCGCCACGCGCAGTATTGACTTGCCGCTCATTGCCGAACGGGTTGAAACACAAGGCGAACTGAAGGTATTGCAGGAGTTAGGGATTGATGGCGCAATGGGCCAATTATTAGGTGAACCCGCACCGCTCTGA